From the Hordeum vulgare subsp. vulgare chromosome 1H, MorexV3_pseudomolecules_assembly, whole genome shotgun sequence genome, the window GTATCACTTGCGCGCTGCCTCCAGCGCTGTTGGCTCTAGTTTCGTGGGGTGCATCGCCGTGACCATAATTTGTCCGGTGCCGATCTCGTTTGTTTTTTCTTGTCCTCTTCGGCTCCTTCACCGGCTACGTCAACATCATCTCCGGTCTTGGTGCCGGTGCCACTGTCGCTGTCGGCTGCATGTTTATGGCTGACACCTCACAAGAAACAAACTTCAATTTAGCTCCCAGCTGTACACTATTTAGGAGTTCATGCAAGCAATTCCTATAGAgagcaacaccacacacacactctgtTTTAGGACAAGTGTGTATTGTATTTGAGAGATTAACAAACGAGATCTTTATGGGACCAAATAGAAATATCATAGTAGCTAGCACTCCCATTGAAATAATTTCTCACAGGATTGCGCTTGTGTACTAAATTATAAGATGGGTTATTTGGGTTTCTAGCTGCCATGATTAAGGCTCTGAACCTGATACTATATATTTTCATGATTTGGGGATGTTAtggccataaacaaataggccataAACAAATAGTTTTTTGACCATTAAGGTTATAAGAACAACTGTTTATGGCCTATTTGTTTgactttgtttgtttgtttgttggaaAAATCTAACCAACGTACATACGCATGGTTGTCTAGCCGTGCAGTGGCTTTGTGATTAGCGCTTGTGTCCTACGTCCGCGTGATTTAGTTCCCGCTGCATCCAACATTGCTGGCCAGATACTGATGGGACATGCGTCCAAGCTAGAAAGAGACATATACGTATAACTAGTAGCCTGGCTGGAAATAAATGGGTCATACGGGCGGCTGCTGAGTTGAGACGTATACGTATAAAATTTTGTGTCTAGTGCACACCTGCTAGAGCATACCTAGCGCACACATTAATCGCTACAACCTGCTAGAGCATACCTAGCGCACACATTAATCGCTACAACCTGCTAGAGCATACCTAGAGCAATCCTAGTGCATCTTGGAGGCATTGTGTAGTCTACTCCGTCTCAAGCTACAATAGCTAGCGCTAAATGGATGCCACGGGGATGTTGCATCTTTTTCTTGCAACACATTTTCCTTGGTCATTTATAGGACCTAAATCAAACTGAAAAGCCAGGACAAAAGACCCATGCAAATAGTTTTATACTCTGTATTTGACAACTCATATGGAAGTACTTGGGGTTCTATTTGGAAATCATATAGAAGTACAAACTTCAAGTAGGTCTGGTGTTTTGCTTGGTGTCTTCATTCTCCTTCCACACAGTAGCAATTCTAGTATAACTAAGAAGCGTAAATGGCTCTAGCACCCCCACGTCGCCTCTCTCGGGCTACACGGGGAACACCCCTCCGACGCCTGCTTACCACCCTCCTCTCCCTCACCTCGCTGTCGCCCGAGAATAAACGTTGATTACGCCAAGTACTCATCATCCAATACATGAatcggaaaataaaataaaattgaacaaacaaatgatgaaagaggaaggagggagggggTGAGGGAAGAGGGGGAAAGGAGGGAGGAGTGTTGGGCTACCTGCCTATGGACTAGTCGTTGGCGTAGTTCCGGGCGGCAGCGTTACTGGACGGGAGCGGCTGCTCCACGCCGTTGGCGGGAGCAGCTGCTCGATGGAGGGAGGCGCTGCTGGGCGGTGGGGCAGCGGAGGCGCGACGGAGGCAGTGGGGCAGTGAGGTCGAGGGCGCGCGCAGGGATGGGCGGTGGCAGCGACACACGAGTGTGCggtggagaggggggagagggaaggagtggagggagagggggagttagGGGATTTTGGTGCCGAGTTAACTACAAGTATCAGTAGTGCTGGATGAGTTCcatcgctactgctaacttagcagtagcgctggttctaatccagcgctactgctaacttagcagtagcgctggttctaatccagcgctactgctaaatgacCTAGGACATATAGCAGTAGAGCTGGTTTATCCCGACGCTAATGCTAACTTTACAGTAGCGTTGGTACCAATCTAGCGTTGCTGctaactttattttctttattactttctttttattattttgtcatttctttttattattttcctttccttttctgtttacttttctttttcttttgtattgctttcttccttttgtttttgttttttgtttttatcccgaCGGCCTCGCATGCAGTCGACGACGAGAACGTCTCCCTCCCATACTGCGGATATTACCGAAACCATGTGTTGATtcgtacacaaaatacatacatatatataaatgattgttgCTCAGCTGCGTTGAAGACATTTCACATTgagcttatttcctttcttgttcgttgtcttgattctttttttctggcaccatggagtacgatctttcttaggtaatgtagtcatgattcttcttttcacgtatgcttcatcgtcattgtcatcttccctcatcgggttgccgtattggtcgtagtcttcctcgttggcgactccatccattccgacgatgttccttttgcctctcctcacgacaacacggctggAATTGGtccggtcggttatgaagaagcattgtgtcacgtgcttagcgtgtatcaatggctcagttttggcgatgacgttaacgttcatggtagcgctctttgcgtggggtatagacatggtagtgaaatacttgttttctcttacgacggccTTAGCCCACCTGACATGGAACATCGTCGCATTGTGCCTTCCAGCGTagttaagctcccagatctcttcgacccttttgtagaatctttcagttgtgccgttggagtcggtcacacattcaatcgtcacccctgagttctggtaattactgtccatgtctttggcctctgtgtagaacgtgtacccgttgatatcgtatgcctaataggacacgagtttgggtgcggggccatgtgctaagacgtgtatgagaAACCTGTCCGCACTGCCCTCTTCCGGCGGATTAGCACGaacctgctctttgaaccaacgcaagaaagtggcgttgtgctctacagtaactttGTCGTCCATCTTGCGCATCCCCTGATCAGGTACTTCTTTGCGATCatttctttgtgcagtgtcacataatcatctaccacatctaggtgttgtagcacttgatgaattgatcgatctccttcggacttaaggtgaagcaagaaggtggGAACAATTCTCCtccttgttgacttttcttccccttggccccGCCGCCATCTCCGTCTCCATCTCCTCCGTCGACTTTTTATGGAGCATGTGTAGATCCCCCTGAtctccaaatcttccaagtctttccttgccttcggcccatccttggtcttctccggcatgttcattaGTGTGCCAagcatgcatttgatcaaggcaatgaggcgtgtcatGATTGGTCCAGTAAGTCCCGCAAAATAGAcctccttggtcttctccggcatgttcattagtgtgccaagcaagctctcgagggcattcttcgtgatatgcatttgatcaaggcaatgaggcgtgtcatGATTGGTCCAGTAAGTCCCGCAAaatagacctcgttttccataccttcagcatcggctctggcgccttttccatctttcccgGCGCGGGGCACTGTTCCCAGTTATTCAACAACTCATTGATTTCGtcgccgctcctcttacgtggaggtcctcgatgctcaaccaaaccattgaatagatctccacgttttctgcacgggtcatccttttcgagccatctGCGGTGcctcatgtacacgattttcccagacccgccatctttcattgacgaaagctgctgagacgttgtatcatccatgcacctcgtgcattcggaatatccgtggcacacctggcctgaggtgtacccgtgaccgagatagtcgtgcaccgtcgtcatcagcgcaactctcatatagaaatattcTCTTGTGCTAGCGTCCCATTTCTTGGCTATCGATTTCCATAACATGTCTAGCTCCTTTTTCAGAATCCCCATGTGcaggttaatactatttcccgtttgtttcggcccttgaatcagtatgctcatgtgtatgtactttgtcttcatgcacttccatggggagaggttgtacatccatacagagACGGGTCATGTGCTCtggttggtgctctggtttccaaacggattcatgcaaTCGATGCTCGCACCAAGCATGATGTTCGTTGATGCATGCGTGATATCTAATGTGCGGCAGATCAAGtgggcaaacgattttcttggcctcctcgacactagtaggacataGGTTCCCCGTAGGaaaaactttattatgtagatacttcaaatgctcatcgaggcttttgtttgtccatttgtttttcgCCTTCGTCTTTAGatgttcgagcgtgaaactcaagcgggtcacctcgggatcgcaaccgtcatataatggagtcttcgagtctacttcaagttgcgccagcttggcctcctctctagaagcaactctgtcgctagtcgtactcttgcgaaggaggtctcgaacatgagggtcctgcacgactAAACTTAGTAGCATCGAAGACTGCGGCGTGTCCgtcgcctcttctccgccatgtccgggCTCTGCCCCACTGCCGTCTCCGGACTCTTCCCAGCCGTCGTGTGCGGCGCTATtgtcttcgtgtcgatcggtcatctcttcgtctagtccCATGTCGTTATTTCCTGCCATGTggacgtcgtcatcatcatcttcacttatccaccgagtatagtcatctatgaaaccattgatcaacaagtgggccttcaaacttccacgatcaaaagggtccaaaattactcctttgcatcttgtacacggacatctaatcccagtccgtttatttgcatacatgtccatcatcgcggattgcaagtatcgcttcaccttccttccactcaccttcttgactgcacggtataacaagcaaaagggtgttAAATaaaatgcatgcacgcatgcatcaAATTCGatcatataaaaatttggcatgaccttgcctaaaaataggacatatcgaatTTGCTCGAATTcgtcgaaacggaaataaattgaCATTTCGGGAAAATATAAGCAACTCACTgggcatgtcactcacacaaatcacttcatatcgcaaacacacatattcccattattgaaatgcacaactttttactcacctatatcccgAGAGAGACTCTGCACAACTAAGCaaatagctagatctagttgttgtgaggagagatgaccctagctaactagtggagagggagagagatgatctagctagatctatatgtatggaaggagggaAAGCCAAATAAATGTGGAACATAGAGTTAGAAGAGGTCATTTATGGAGGAGAATTAGGGTGGAGGGGGCATATTAAttgggagagaagagaggtagaaggaagaaagaagaagaacaacaatggtggagaagtagataagagagaggagaggagaaagaaggggacagggcaaagggggaggaagggggagagagggggtgtgtgGGTTAAAATCTGCCACCAGCCACGCATAGCAGTAGCGTTGCTTTCCAACGAGCGCTACTTCTATTggtcttagtagtagcgcttttctgGGCAGCGCTAGTGCTAAGTGGGGCCAATAGTCGTAGCGCTGATTCccgccaagcgctactgctattatgCTTAGCAGTAGCACTTTTTACAAGAACGCGCTGCTACTACTGATACCGTTGGTGGGCTCGTCGGGTCCCGTTTAGCAATAGCACTTTTTTCAATTACAGCGCTACTGTTAAGTCTTTAATAATAGCGCTTGGCtgagccagcgctactgctaagtagcagcaacaCGTGTTATAATCCAGCGCTACTAACAgggtcctacctataaggtttttcctactagtgtaaAAGACCGAACTAATGAAAAGGGCTAGTGCAAACCACATATATTGTAAAATTAGGCACCTTAATTTGTGTTCTTCCTCGGTTTTCGAGAAATTTCTGGGTCCGTCACTGTTTGCATCCCTATGATTTTAATGTTTTTAGAGACTCCCTAGAAAATTTAATGGttatcaaataaaaataaacagatCTAACCATCTATCTGGTTGACGCAAGTTTTAACTGCTTGAATTTAATCTGGACTATAatctacaagaaaataagaggccgTATGTAAAATCAGGAAATTGATATAACTTGGTGTGTGATGCCAGAATAAAGTTACTTAATTTATATAATTTGGTACCTTCTGACATGTTTTACTAAATTATAGTATTTGTTCTCAGCAGTGCACTGTTGTTCTTTAGACTCAGGCAATATTGATAGAATAAAGTTCATGTTATTTGATTTATGTTGCAATTAAGAAGGATGTTGGGTTTGGCAACAATGTTGTTGGGATGGGATGTGTATACCTTTTGTCCTTTGAGCTGCACACAATGcatgcacaccctacacatgtagatTTATATGTTACCACCATATGGTCCATTTTATGGTATATAAAGATTTTTAGTTGTCTAAATTTCTTAAGTGTATTTTATGTTGGCTTAGTAAGGTTTGTTACAGCAAATGTGATTCTTTTGTAGTATCAGTATGCAGATTTTTTCTATTTaaattttctattgtatatgcataCCTACTCGTTTATTTTACATCAGACATATTTCTACCCTCACTATGGGCTGCTTAAACTAACGTGAGCTTCCTTTCTACAAATCTTTATATATTTGAGTGTTTTTAGCACATTATTTGTTTATAATAACTGTAGGCGTGTATTGGCGAAGAATTTGCAAAGGATACCAACATATATTGATACTGATATAGAATTTACTTAGCCTATATCTATTTCCCTTTATTCAGCCACCCGTATCACATTCTTATGAGTAAGCACGGTTTGTAAATACAAGTGTTCACAAAAATATTAATGACCGTGTCGTTTTTCAGGAATTGCAATGGATCAAATTGTTGTTCAAGGCCTGGATTCAAAACATGTAGCGGTAATGCTAATcgatcatcatcattgtttatcAGTCGTAATCAATTCCTGCCTTTtaactttctcttttttttggaaaaaacggAAGCATTATCGTTCGACTGAAAAGAGTATGTTATAAGTACAATGAAATCTGGGAAAAGAACTATGGTAATTCTTTCTCTTCTATTTGACCACCATTTGTTCTATCATAAATCTAACTTGCAACAAATTGGAGGAAAGTAGTTTACCCTACATTTGTTTCTATAAGCAAGAATTTCACGCGCTTTAAAAATAACTATTTTAAGACATATGCCTAACTTTCCTTCTACATTTctattactccctctgttccttttTATAGAAGTTAAACTTTTTCCTTATCTTTGACCATTTTATAGAAAACTACCAATATCTACAGTATTAACTAAATGAAATATGAAATATATTTCATGATGCATCTAATGATACTGCTTTTGTATTGTGATATTGATATTTTTCTAGAAATTCATCAAAGATAGAAAGCTTTCACTTTTGAAAAAATAATACACTTAACAAAAATGAAGCGAGTGAGGAATAAAAATGAGCAGAATGAGTACTTATTTGTAGCCCTATTGTTTATGGAAATATTTTAGATACTTTGTGAGCTCATTAATTAAATTTGCTAGCCCGTGCAATTTCACGGGTTGACTATTGTATCGGGAAAATAAGTCGTGATGTCCAGGCCCATCCTTCACACGCATATGGGAGATAACGACACACCTGCCGCTCTTTTCCCCTTCCCAAACCCTAGAGTTCCAAGCACTGATCCCCAAGCCAAGGAGGAGTCGATGcctccaggaggaggaggaggaggaggtgagcaTGGCTACACGGAGAATGGCCACCCATTACCGACCGGTCACCGTGACGAGGGCGCTCCATCCCATCCCATGCCGCCGCCCCCCCTCATTGTTTCCATATCTTCTAAGGTTTGCTCTCCGCCTATTTCTTCTTCTAATTTTTGATTCATGAAAGGGAACCCGCTCGGGCGACTTGTGCGGAGACCCAAATCCCTAGCCGCCGGGGTCGCCACACCCCCTATCCTCCCCTTCTGTTGTCACCGATGGAGGAAGCCCCGGTGGCTGAAGGTGGTGGCAAAGGCCTTCTTCCCTCTCGCGTCGGGATTGAGTGGTGTGGGCACCAAGGGCACGGGGGCACATCCTCCGGATCTAGGCCGCGGCAGAGCAACGGCTTGTCTTCGGCACATCCCCCGGATCTAGGTCGCGACAGAGCAACGGCTCGTCTTCGGTGACGGTGCGAGGAGGCGGGGCGCCATGGGAGGTCTGGTGGTATGGTTGTGCTGGGCTCGTGCAGCGGCTAGCAGGGGGCTGGTGGTTCCATATCAAGGGCGGGTTCCTCCATGGTCTTCGATCAGATCCGCTCGGATCTGGACCCTATGCATCGGTGTACGGCGCAGTGTGTCGGCAGTGGCCATCTTGGCAGCTGCGTGGGTGGGGGCTGGGACGGCGTAGTGGCGGTCCATGGTGGTGCGGGTTGGTTTGCGGTGGCAGCGTGTGGCCGTTCGGCCACCTCGCGTCATTGGGCGTGTGGCCTATCCCTGCCAGATGCAAATCTAGGCCGGGAGTCGAGGTTGGGCGTCACAGGGGTGACGTTTGGAAGAGATAGTGGGAGTGATGGGTGCCGCCGATGCGGTTGGGCTACCCGTCACCGGCAGGGCTGCCAGTCGTCGACGTGGTTCGCTCCCGCTTCACCTCTTTTTCGATCTGGTGGCTCCCCGATCGATCTGGTCGTTCCGGTCGCTGGCGACTTTGTCGACGGTCATAATTTGCCGATCGAGACATCCCTCACAGCCATGGAGGACCTATGGGGCGTCTTGTACCCGGGTGGCGACCCATGTGGTGGGTGCTGCAGTGCTCGTGGGCTTAGCTCGCTGCTCAGGTGCGGGCGACTAGGCGGTGTGGTGGCTGGTGTTTTGACGTTCTGCGGCTGTGAAGGCAGAGGGCCAACGGAAGCGACGCCTGTGGATGTCGTCATCTTCCTGAAGTGTCCGTTGTGGTTACTCCTTTCCCTTCGTCGTCCTCCGGATGAAAATCTAGATCATTGGATTGGATGGTGGTGGCGCTTCGGTGTCGTGTTCTTCTTGATGGCACCGTCTTGGAGCTCATGGTTCGTCGACATTCAACTTCACCTCTTCCCGGTTTCTCTGGGAAGGGCTCCGGTGGCTCCTTAGTGATGCTCACAGTTAATCTGTACTTTGAGTAGTGtggggtgttgttgttgttgaaggttTTTGACACATATGTTTCTGGCCTTGAGTGAGTGTGGGTGTGTAGTATGTGTTGTGGTTTGTATCAATTGGTATGTTGGTTGTTGCTTTATATGTAAAACGAGGCGAAAGCCTTTTTTTTGGTAAAGGGAATCAGGAATCTGAATGTCTGTCTCTATTAtttgtagaagaagaagaagaagaagaagcacgagCAGGGGCAGGGGCAGGAACATGAGAAACACCCTGCTGGGAGCCTTCCTGAGGGCCCCCTTGTCGAGATCCTATCCCGGGTGCCCTACAAGTCACTCTGCCGCTTCAAGTGCGTGTCCAGGCCGTGGCTTGCCCTCTGCTCTGACCCCGACATCCGCAAGAGGTCACCCCAGACCATGGCAGGTTTCTTCCTCCGCAACTATGGCATCGGCCCCTGTTTCATTAACATCTCCGGAAGAGGCCAACCCCTGGTCgacccttctctctctttcttgcGCGAGAGCTTTACACTTCTCATCCCCGAGCAGTGCTGCGGTGGCCTTATTCTCTGCAAATACTGGAAATCAGATCATTTTGAGGAAGATGAGCACAGTCTTGTCGTGTGCAATCCTGCGACCAAGAAGTGGGCCGAGCTGCCTCCTAATCCTATACGACCGCAAGACGAAGTTGACGAATATTTGTGTTTTGATCCAGCCGTCCCCTCCCGTTTCGTGGTATTCACACACACTTGGGATTTAGGAGAAGTGACAATCTACTCATCAGACACTGGACGATGGACTACGGTGGAGAGTGGTTGGATTGGTGAGACTCCTATCGGTCTTCCTGTCTTCCTGAATGGTACTGTGCATTTGATGACCACTGATATTTCAATAGCCACAGTAGACACAGAGGGGAAGGTTTGGAGGCAAATTGATATTCCAGGCAACATGCGAGACAGCTCTGATTATCCGTCCATTGGACAGTCTCAAGGACGCTTGTATGCTTGGGGTATAGATGATAATATTAATATCTGCCAACTTTCAGTTTGGGCTCTTGAGGATTATGGTGGTGCAAAGTGGGCCTTGAAGGATACTGTTAACATTTCAGAACTGTTTGGAAGGGATTGTTACAAATATGTGGAGCCCATAGCAATTCATCCAGATTGTGATTTGATTTTCCTTGCTGACCGGAGGGGGAAGGCTATCTCATACGATATGGATAGCAAGAAAGTGCATGTTATCGGCACTTATGAGACATTCCTTGGTGCTGTACCTTATGTTCCATGTTTTGCGGAATGGCCGTCAGATATATAATTCAGCCATATTGATCTTGGAGGAACTATATTGCCGTTATATAATTTAGCCATGGAAAATATGCAACACTTTCCGATGGTTACCCGCTCAGTTGTATGAATGAGTCTAGTCATTTGATCTATCTGCTGCATCTAGTGCTAACCATTATGGTCTCCTGACAGACTTAGGTGTGGGGCAACTGTGAGCGTATATTATCTAGTATGTTTGAAATTGGTTGTATTTCCACCTCTTTATTTTTCGTTTAAGATTGGAGATACTTATCTCTTGTTGCAAGTACATTTATCTTTTATGGACAACTTGTTATCCATCGGTTCTGAATATTGATATCGCCTTGTTCTTATGCACATGTTAAAGACTGAGCATGCCTATCTCTTGTAAGCTTATTATTCTTTCATTTTATTTCACTTCATTAGGGGAAGATAATTTTTCGAGGAGAGGAGAATAACATGACCCTCCAGCGTTTTTTCTGTTCTTGTTTCGATAGAGCTTTATGTGACCATTCTCCTACTTGAATTCTGACTATGTTGTCTGAGTAAATCTATTTTTGAGCATCTTGCGAATTTGTTTACTGTTATGTTAGTTTACAGTttctttctcatcttattccaaaATTGCGGAGCAAGTTCCTAAATATGCAAATTGAATTGTTTGCATATTGTCCAAGATTATAACTCTTGTCGAAGAAGATGACATTTTCCATCAGTGAAATATAATTAACAATAGTTTTGAtcggtcaaggcatgcattttcccTCATAAACCTAAAAACTCTTTCCATGTGTCACTCCATTTTGGCAGTATCCACTAGAACGTAAAACACAAACTGTATAACCACCAGGTCCTGGGCATCTAGCATTGCAATTTGCAATTGTTAGAGTCTTGGTTCCTGTGACAGTTTTCTTTTACCTGTATATAAGCGTGAACCTGAGAGACTATCTAGAGGCTGGTCACTGACAGAGAAAATAAGACAAGAACTATATCTATATAGTCACCAAGGTGTCTCTTTCTTGTTTTCAAGCCCAAACCGCCGTTGCATCCCGAACTCCCGGTTCCTTCCAGTCAGATACCAATGAGGACTACAACATCGGCAGAGAAATAACAGAGTATAGTATTTATCCAGTGAACAAACATCAAAACAGAGATGGGACTATTTTGACATCTCCTAACAAGGAATTTAAGAGCACGGACACTTTGCTTTACTAAGCCAAAGCATTCTAAGGAATTAAAATAACCAGAACCATTTGCATGGCAAGCATATACAAAATGCAATGGGCTACCAAGGCAAAAGAAATAATATATACAGTGATGCCACTCTGCATTTCCCTATAAAGCAAGCACATAGGCATTCATATACCAACATaactactctctccgttcctaaatatatatcttttaaaagatttcattAGGAGACTGCATAcgtagcaaaatgagtgaatctacactttaaattatgtctatatacatccgtatgtagttctctagtgaaatctctaaaaagacttatatttaagaacggagggagtacctgaTACACGGACTGGGATCCAGTGACTTGTCTCTAGCAAGTCACCTTGTAACTGGCTCCTCTCATCAGCCCTTCAAACATTATCCAACGAACAGTAGTGACCTGAAGCAAAAAAGGCATCCATACTACTCGTGGACATCCATCTAACACAACAAAACAAAGAAATCTCCAGACTTGATTGTTCAGTCACTAGATAATAAAAGCAACAACCACTTGTCATTAAAATTCATAAGCTCTAGTATAATTTTAGGAACCAAGTGGTACTACTGAAACAAGGATTTAAGTGTAGAAATTTGGCCATTTTACTTGTACAATTTGGCCACAAAATACTATGGTTAGCCCCCAAAATACTATGGTTAGCCCCCAAAATACTATAGTTAACCATATCCAAAATACGATCTAACAAACTTCCATGCTAGAACATATCAGCATCATCACAAGGTGGAGCCAACAAGAGCTGTTGGGTGAAACTGATGATGTCATTTCATTCTTGAAGCTCCAAATCCGTTCCTTTGTTGTTTTCATACCTCTTCACTTGTACTTGAGGCTGTTCACCATCCTTTTTATTTTGAGCTTTCCCTTCCTTTTTATTCTGTTGCTGTCAATGAGAAGTATAGTAATTAGTTTAC encodes:
- the LOC123425177 gene encoding F-box protein At5g07610-like isoform X2, translated to MDQIVVQGLDSKHVAKKKKKKKHEQGQGQEHEKHPAGSLPEGPLVEILSRVPYKSLCRFKCVSRPWLALCSDPDIRKRSPQTMAGFFLRNYGIGPCFINISGRGQPLVDPSLSFLRESFTLLIPEQCCGGLILCKYWKSDHFEEDEHSLVVCNPATKKWAELPPNPIRPQDEVDEYLCFDPAVPSRFVVFTHTWDLGEVTIYSSDTGRWTTVESGWIGETPIGLPVFLNGTVHLMTTDISIATVDTEGKVWRQIDIPGNMRDSSDYPSIGQSQGRLYAWGIDDNINICQLSVWALEDYGGAKWALKDTVNISELFGRDCYKYVEPIAIHPDCDLIFLADRRGKAISYDMDSKKVHVIGTYETFLGAVPYVPCFAEWPSDI
- the LOC123425177 gene encoding F-box protein At5g07610-like isoform X3, with the translated sequence MKSGKRTMKKKKKKKHEQGQGQEHEKHPAGSLPEGPLVEILSRVPYKSLCRFKCVSRPWLALCSDPDIRKRSPQTMAGFFLRNYGIGPCFINISGRGQPLVDPSLSFLRESFTLLIPEQCCGGLILCKYWKSDHFEEDEHSLVVCNPATKKWAELPPNPIRPQDEVDEYLCFDPAVPSRFVVFTHTWDLGEVTIYSSDTGRWTTVESGWIGETPIGLPVFLNGTVHLMTTDISIATVDTEGKVWRQIDIPGNMRDSSDYPSIGQSQGRLYAWGIDDNINICQLSVWALEDYGGAKWALKDTVNISELFGRDCYKYVEPIAIHPDCDLIFLADRRGKAISYDMDSKKVHVIGTYETFLGAVPYVPCFAEWPSDI
- the LOC123425177 gene encoding uncharacterized protein LOC123425177 isoform X4, which translates into the protein MSRPILHTHMGDNDTPAALFPFPNPRVPSTDPQAKEESMPPGGGGGGGEHGYTENGHPLPTGHRDEGAPSHPMPPPPLIVSISSKKKKKKKKHEQGQGQEHEKHPAGSLPEGPLVEILSRVPYKSLCRFKCVSRPWLALCSDPDIRKRSPQTMAVLRWPYSLQILEIRSF
- the LOC123425177 gene encoding F-box protein At5g07610-like isoform X1 — protein: MSRPILHTHMGDNDTPAALFPFPNPRVPSTDPQAKEESMPPGGGGGGGEHGYTENGHPLPTGHRDEGAPSHPMPPPPLIVSISSKKKKKKKKHEQGQGQEHEKHPAGSLPEGPLVEILSRVPYKSLCRFKCVSRPWLALCSDPDIRKRSPQTMAGFFLRNYGIGPCFINISGRGQPLVDPSLSFLRESFTLLIPEQCCGGLILCKYWKSDHFEEDEHSLVVCNPATKKWAELPPNPIRPQDEVDEYLCFDPAVPSRFVVFTHTWDLGEVTIYSSDTGRWTTVESGWIGETPIGLPVFLNGTVHLMTTDISIATVDTEGKVWRQIDIPGNMRDSSDYPSIGQSQGRLYAWGIDDNINICQLSVWALEDYGGAKWALKDTVNISELFGRDCYKYVEPIAIHPDCDLIFLADRRGKAISYDMDSKKVHVIGTYETFLGAVPYVPCFAEWPSDI
- the LOC123425235 gene encoding uncharacterized protein LOC123425235 translates to MVFDQIRSDLDPMHRCTAQCVGSGHLGSCVGGGWDGVVAVHGGAGWFAVAACGRSATSRHWACGLSLPDANLGRESRLGVTGVTFGRDSGSDGCRRCGWATRHRQGCQSSTWFAPASPLFRSGGSPIDLVVPVAGDFVDGHNLPIETSLTAMEDLWGVLYPGGDPCGGCCSARGLSSLLRCGRLGGVVAGVLTFCGCEGRGPTEATPVDVVIFLKCPLWLLLSLRRPPDENLDHWIGWWWRFGVVFFLMAPSWSSWFVDIQLHLFPVSLGRAPVAP